A genomic segment from Triplophysa dalaica isolate WHDGS20190420 chromosome 22, ASM1584641v1, whole genome shotgun sequence encodes:
- the LOC130411299 gene encoding uncharacterized protein LOC130411299 translates to MARPVIRLQNPTAPEGRQQALLVATNEARDCRNRRMSFPLPPPQLLCDSTALAHAERELRSEGIRTPSRQQCLGKMVLPFGQYLNAPFHWLVSNDVGYMKYLMDKHREELSKKVGKGQAQNDWIKDHLAEYAESFPEVSIALEANIHRCVYGQKGFESHSFQEMWELYSQYSAQKDRPDDFGTSQRETIQKAYSSVSRWLNTPITHITSVQMKRFRKYIYDKKTQKSSSSISDPLWLDDTHLLEVIKSEPMASTASCAASASSAAPAASALSKASASSTAPFKASASSAAPAASALSKASASSTASSKASASSKASASSKASASSKASASSKAPASSKAPASSKAPASSAAPASSAAPASSAAPASSAAPASSAASASSAASPSSVALALCTGTSTSSKESSSTPSKKSTPSSKKSSTATVPVEPSSNSPVELEGWVRLWENPNGIPPADLSWVKDDTERGLFGPIQVYRDNAGVLKRRRVLKSDRMWFYPPEPPGYICGTVPTPHLFFRRNVFVWRPVGVWKYSLKCPRGEECVGQSMNVYLNKSGYHTKVRHVCDVSGWYFIITEVLCCGFCHSLSTQ, encoded by the exons ATGGCGAGGCCAGTCATACGTCTTCAAAACCCCACTGCTCCAGAGGGTCGTCAGCAGGCCTTATTGGTGGCAACAAATGAGGCCCGTGACTGCAGAAACAGGAGAATGAGTTTTCCTCTTCCCCCTCCTCAGCTGCTCTGTGATTCCACTGCACTGGCCCATGCGGAAAGAGAACTACGTTCTGAAGGGATAAGAACACCATCACGACAGCAGTGTCTGGGGAAGATGGTGCTACCCTTCGGCCAGTATCTTAACGCACCATTTCACTGGCTTGTGTCAAATGATGTGGGCTACATGAAGTA CTTGATGGACAAGCACAGAGAAGAACTCTCTAAAAAAGTTGGAAAGGGGCAAGCACAAAATGATTGGATAAAAGACCACCTGGCAGAGTATGCAGAGAGCTTTCCAGAAGTTTCAATCGCTCTGGAAGCCAACATCCACCGATGTGTTTACGGACAGAAGGGGTTTGAGAGCCATAGCTTCCAGGAGATGTGGGAGCTCTACAGCCAGTATTCTGCACAGAAGGACAGGCCAGATGATTTTGGTACGAGTCAGAGGGAAACAATACAGAAGGCATACAGCTCTGTTAGCCGCTGGCTAAATACACCTATAACACACATCACCAGTGTGCAGATGAAGAGatttagaaaatacatttatgacaAGAAGACTCAA aaGTCAAGCTCTTCAATCAGTGACCCCTTATGGCTGGATGATACCCACTTGTTGGAGGTGATCAAATCTGAGCCAATGGCTTCCACAGCATCATGCGCAGCCTCAGCATCATCTGCAGCCCCAGCAGCCTCAGCATTATCCAAAGCCTCAGCATCATCCACAGCTCCATTCAAAGCCTCAGCATCATCTGCAGCCCCAGCAGCCTCAGCATTATCCAAAGCCTCAGCATCATCCACAGCCTCATCCAAAGCCTCAGCATCATCCAAAGCCTCAGCATCATCCAAAGCCTCAGCATCATCCAAAGCCTCAGCATCATCCAAAGCCCCAGCATCATCCAAAGCCCCAGCATCATCCAAAGCCCCAGCATCATCCGCAGCCCCAGCATCATCCGCAGCCCCAGCATCATCCGCAGCCCCAGCATCATCCGCAGCCCCAGCTTCATCTGCAGCCTCAGCTTCATCTGCAGCCTCACCATCATCAGTAGCCTTAGCATTATGCACAGGCACATCCACATCTTCAAAGGAGTCCTCCTCCACACCTTCAAAGAAGTCCACACCTTCATCAAAGAAGTCATCCACAGCCACGGTCCCAGTAGAACCCAGTAGTAACTCCCCT GTCGAGCTGGAGGGCTGGGTGCGACTGTGGGAAAATCCCAATGGCATCCCACCAGCTGATCTTTCCTGGGTGAAGGATGACACAGAGCGAGGACTCTTTGGGCCCATTCAGGTGTACCGTGACAATGCTGGGGTATTGAAGAGGCGGCGAGTACTAAAATCAGACCGCATGTGGTTTTACCCTCCAGAACCTCCAGGCTACATCTGTGGTACTGTGCCAACTCCACATCTCTTCTTTCGGCGTAACGTATTTGTGTGGCGGCCTGTTGGAGTTTGGAAATACTCACTGAAGTGTCCTCGAGGAGAAGAATGTGTGGGTCAAAGTATGAACGTGTACCTCAACAAATCAGGCTACCATACCAAG